The following are encoded together in the Bradyrhizobium sp. CCGUVB1N3 genome:
- a CDS encoding MASE1 domain-containing protein yields the protein MAIAEQAAEPCAYTARGKDRLVLQYPRTQVHHERSTGLDLTRWEHAIALTLAIGVVYFVAARLSLVLLTKPEGVAVFWPAAGVSTGVLIALGFHARWPVIFGTIAATTLANLLGDRNVWGAILFGLCNAGEAVLAAWLIEVRYGPDFTLSKLRNMLGFVAAAVMGTAVSGIGGAIVFRFFHNSMTPIWTTWEHWFASDGLGILAVAPLVIELASAARDRPPVSELLEGALTRSIHESTVVLDV from the coding sequence GTGGCAATAGCGGAGCAAGCCGCGGAGCCTTGTGCTTACACGGCGAGGGGCAAGGATCGCCTGGTGCTTCAGTACCCTCGAACACAGGTCCATCATGAGAGATCGACCGGTCTCGATCTGACGCGGTGGGAGCACGCAATCGCGCTGACCTTAGCGATTGGCGTCGTCTATTTTGTGGCGGCGCGGCTAAGCCTTGTACTGCTGACTAAACCAGAGGGCGTAGCGGTTTTCTGGCCCGCCGCAGGTGTCTCGACCGGCGTCTTGATTGCGCTCGGATTCCATGCGCGATGGCCGGTCATTTTCGGTACGATTGCTGCCACCACTTTGGCAAATCTGCTTGGCGATCGAAATGTATGGGGCGCAATTCTGTTCGGCCTATGCAATGCCGGCGAAGCTGTGCTCGCGGCGTGGCTAATCGAGGTTCGTTATGGTCCCGACTTCACGCTGAGCAAGCTGCGGAACATGCTGGGATTTGTCGCGGCAGCCGTCATGGGGACCGCCGTGTCTGGCATCGGTGGCGCGATCGTATTCAGATTTTTCCACAACTCGATGACGCCGATATGGACAACCTGGGAGCACTGGTTTGCGTCTGATGGACTGGGGATTTTGGCGGTTGCGCCGTTGGTGATCGAGCTCGCTTCGGCTGCGCGCGACCGGCCGCCGGTGAGCGAACTTCTCGAGGGCGCCCTAACCCGATCTATTCACGAGAGCACGGTCGTTCTTGACGTCTGA
- a CDS encoding cysteine rich repeat-containing protein gives MSKLNFAAIAVAVALSGPALAQSSDQRGACKADYDKFCAGIAPGGGIVACLNGKRDQLSASCKKALDSRKK, from the coding sequence ATGTCCAAGTTGAATTTTGCCGCTATCGCAGTCGCCGTCGCGCTCTCCGGGCCCGCGCTGGCACAATCGTCCGATCAGCGCGGCGCTTGCAAGGCGGATTATGACAAATTCTGCGCCGGCATCGCACCGGGCGGCGGCATCGTCGCGTGCCTCAACGGCAAGCGCGACCAGCTCAGCGCCTCCTGCAAGAAGGCGCTGGATAGCCGGAAGAAGTAA
- a CDS encoding sensor histidine kinase, producing MALALVSALAIFLRSDLLANVGPVAVLFAPMLWLAARCRPVFAAAAAFIVSLSIVWTTTFGIGYFGNPALSLGERVLAAQVSILLVTIGSSLLAALFAEIRDKRRIAEAALRASETQRYLIESERLAALGRLVAGVAHELNSPIGISLTVASTLAQRCSKFGHQILSGPVRRSLLTEFANGNRDAANQLVSNLERAGELIQAFKQVAIDRSHADRRRFDLRLATEQIVASVMPGLPKPRSPLAIDIPSDVILDSYAGAYGQVLTNLIFNAVTHGFADGRGGNMLIEATRVGFDQIEISFSDDGCGIPEEIQRHVFDPFFTTRRAKGSTGLGLYIVHNLVTEQLGGRITLISAPGKGTSVCMAIPLVTPSHATSRVAVLA from the coding sequence GTGGCACTTGCACTCGTAAGCGCACTTGCCATTTTCCTACGGTCGGACCTGCTGGCGAACGTTGGGCCGGTCGCCGTTTTGTTTGCCCCGATGTTGTGGCTTGCGGCGCGATGCCGGCCAGTGTTTGCTGCCGCCGCGGCCTTCATAGTTAGTCTTTCGATCGTTTGGACCACTACCTTTGGCATTGGCTATTTTGGCAATCCTGCTCTTTCGTTAGGGGAGCGTGTTCTCGCCGCGCAAGTCAGCATTCTGCTCGTGACCATCGGCTCGTCGCTTCTTGCGGCACTGTTTGCCGAAATACGAGACAAGAGGAGGATCGCCGAAGCAGCGCTCCGCGCAAGCGAAACCCAGCGTTATCTCATCGAGTCTGAGAGACTCGCCGCACTCGGACGCCTCGTCGCGGGTGTCGCACACGAACTCAACAGCCCCATCGGCATCAGCCTGACGGTTGCTTCAACACTCGCGCAACGTTGCAGCAAGTTTGGACATCAAATCCTCTCAGGTCCGGTCCGCCGTTCGTTGCTCACGGAGTTTGCTAATGGTAACCGCGACGCAGCCAATCAGCTGGTGTCGAATCTCGAACGCGCCGGGGAGCTGATTCAAGCGTTCAAGCAGGTTGCTATCGATCGCAGCCATGCTGATCGCCGCAGATTTGATCTGAGACTCGCGACCGAGCAGATAGTGGCCAGCGTAATGCCGGGCCTCCCTAAGCCTCGCAGCCCCTTGGCGATCGACATACCCTCCGACGTCATCCTGGACAGCTACGCCGGCGCTTACGGACAAGTGCTGACAAATCTGATCTTTAATGCCGTTACGCATGGCTTTGCCGACGGACGTGGCGGGAACATGCTGATCGAAGCAACTCGCGTAGGCTTCGACCAGATCGAGATCAGTTTCTCCGACGACGGATGCGGCATCCCGGAGGAAATTCAGCGTCATGTGTTCGACCCGTTCTTTACGACGCGGCGGGCGAAAGGCAGCACCGGGCTCGGCCTCTATATCGTCCATAATCTTGTAACTGAGCAACTGGGCGGTCGGATCACGCTCATCTCTGCTCCCGGGAAGGGCACGTCGGTTTGCATGGCAATTCCCTTGGTTACACCTAGCCATGCGACGTCTCGCGTCGCAGTTCTAGCCTAA
- a CDS encoding exodeoxyribonuclease III: MKIATFNINNINRRLPNLLTWLRAANPDVVALQELKATDGEFPAAAIAKAGYGAVWRGQKTWNGVAILARNAEPVLTRDRLPGDADDNEARYIEAAVRGIIVTSIYLPNGNPQPGPKFDYKLDWFVRLKRHAKTFLKQDLPVVLAGDYNVAPAALDIYPTKSWDKDALIQPRSRAAFASLVTQGWCDALRTLHPEKRIYTFWDYKRNRWPRDAGLRLDHLLLSPALAPRLTKGGVDKQVRGEEGASDHAPAWVVLK, from the coding sequence ATGAAGATTGCGACATTCAACATCAACAACATCAACCGTCGCCTGCCCAACCTGTTGACCTGGCTGCGCGCGGCGAATCCCGATGTCGTCGCGCTCCAAGAACTGAAAGCCACTGATGGCGAATTTCCGGCCGCTGCGATCGCGAAGGCCGGCTACGGCGCGGTCTGGCGCGGACAAAAGACCTGGAACGGCGTCGCCATTCTCGCGCGCAACGCCGAGCCCGTGTTGACCCGCGACCGCTTACCCGGCGACGCTGACGACAACGAGGCGCGCTACATCGAGGCTGCTGTGCGCGGCATCATCGTCACCAGCATCTACTTGCCGAACGGCAACCCGCAGCCCGGGCCGAAGTTCGATTACAAGCTCGACTGGTTCGTGCGCCTGAAGCGCCACGCCAAGACCTTCCTCAAGCAGGACCTGCCGGTCGTGCTCGCCGGCGACTACAACGTCGCCCCGGCCGCGCTCGACATCTACCCGACGAAATCCTGGGACAAGGACGCCCTGATCCAGCCCAGGAGCCGCGCCGCGTTCGCCTCACTCGTCACACAAGGCTGGTGCGATGCGCTCCGCACGCTGCATCCCGAAAAGCGCATCTACACCTTCTGGGACTACAAGCGTAACCGCTGGCCGCGCGATGCCGGTTTGCGCCTCGATCACCTCCTGCTCAGCCCTGCCCTCGCCCCGCGCCTGACCAAAGGCGGCGTCGACAAGCAAGTCCGCGGCGAGGAAGGCGCGAGCGACCACGCGCCGGCGTGGGTCGTGCTGAAGTAG
- a CDS encoding replicative DNA helicase produces MALTDSTVLKLAPDAGTPAYRSAPHNIEAEQSLLGAILVNNDAFYRVSDFLEPKHFFEPLHQTIFETAGSLIRMGKIATPVTLKTFLPSDTDVGGMTIGQYLARLAAEATTIINAQDYGRTVYDLSLRRDLIGIGEDMVNVAYDAPVDFAPRAQIEDAERRLYELAESGRYDGGFQKFSQALTVAVDLAAKAFQRDGKLSGISTGLRDLDTKMGGLQHSDLIIVAGRPGMGKTSLATNIAYNVAQAYVPELQADGTMKAANGGVIGFFSCEMSADQLATRIVAERTGIPSSHIRRGGISEADFEKIRQVSIELQSLPFYVDATGGLSIAQLMARARRLKRQKGLDLLVIDYIQLLSGSGKRASDSRVQEITEITTSLKALAKELNVPVIALSQLSRQVESRDDKRPQLSDLRESGSIEQDADVVLFVFREEYYLAMKEPRPGTEEHAKWQGDMERTAGRAEVIIGKQRHGPTGTVELHFDASVTRFGDLAHDGQIPDRSDY; encoded by the coding sequence ATGGCCCTGACTGATTCGACCGTCCTGAAACTCGCGCCCGACGCGGGAACCCCCGCCTACCGGAGCGCGCCGCACAATATCGAGGCGGAACAGAGCCTTCTGGGCGCCATTTTGGTCAACAACGACGCCTTCTACCGCGTCTCCGACTTCCTCGAGCCCAAGCACTTCTTCGAGCCGCTGCACCAGACGATCTTCGAGACCGCCGGCAGCCTGATCCGGATGGGCAAGATCGCCACCCCGGTGACGCTGAAGACGTTCCTGCCCTCCGATACCGACGTCGGCGGCATGACCATCGGGCAATATCTGGCGCGGCTTGCGGCGGAAGCGACCACCATCATCAACGCCCAGGACTACGGCCGCACCGTCTACGACCTGTCGTTGCGGCGCGACCTGATCGGCATCGGCGAGGACATGGTCAATGTCGCCTATGACGCGCCGGTCGACTTCGCCCCGCGGGCGCAGATCGAGGACGCCGAGCGGCGCCTCTACGAGCTCGCCGAGTCCGGCCGCTATGACGGCGGCTTCCAGAAATTCTCGCAGGCGCTGACGGTTGCGGTCGATCTCGCGGCGAAAGCGTTCCAGCGCGACGGCAAGCTGTCGGGCATCTCCACGGGCCTGCGCGACCTCGACACCAAGATGGGCGGCCTGCAGCACTCCGACCTCATCATCGTCGCGGGCCGCCCCGGCATGGGCAAGACCTCGCTTGCGACCAACATCGCCTACAACGTCGCGCAAGCCTACGTTCCAGAACTTCAGGCCGACGGCACCATGAAGGCCGCCAACGGCGGCGTGATCGGCTTCTTTTCCTGCGAAATGTCGGCCGACCAGCTCGCCACGCGTATCGTGGCCGAGCGCACCGGCATTCCCTCCTCCCACATCCGCCGTGGCGGCATCTCGGAAGCCGATTTCGAGAAGATCCGCCAGGTCTCGATCGAGCTGCAGTCGCTGCCTTTCTATGTCGACGCGACCGGCGGTCTGTCGATCGCCCAGCTCATGGCGCGCGCGCGGCGGCTGAAGCGGCAGAAGGGCCTCGATCTCCTCGTGATCGACTACATCCAGCTGCTGTCCGGCTCGGGCAAGCGCGCCAGCGACAGCCGCGTGCAGGAAATCACGGAGATCACGACCAGCCTGAAGGCGCTGGCGAAGGAGCTCAACGTCCCCGTGATCGCGCTGTCGCAGCTCTCGCGTCAGGTGGAATCGCGCGACGACAAACGGCCACAGCTATCCGACCTGCGTGAATCCGGCTCGATCGAGCAGGACGCCGACGTCGTGCTGTTCGTGTTCCGCGAGGAATATTACCTCGCCATGAAGGAGCCGCGCCCCGGCACCGAGGAACACGCCAAATGGCAGGGCGACATGGAACGCACGGCGGGGCGCGCCGAAGTCATCATCGGCAAGCAGCGCCACGGCCCGACCGGCACGGTCGAGTTGCACTTCGATGCCTCGGTCACCCGCTTCGGCGACCTCGCGCATGACGGCCAGATCCCGGATCGCAGCGACTACTAG
- a CDS encoding transcriptional regulator, producing MRQELQTWKSEAGSRIWLSALIAAMEDASRPESERSKLLPETLAQFRAQLALPASLLYPASHLRH from the coding sequence ATGCGGCAGGAGCTGCAGACGTGGAAAAGCGAGGCAGGCAGCCGGATCTGGCTGTCGGCGCTTATCGCGGCCATGGAGGACGCCTCCCGCCCGGAATCTGAGCGGTCCAAGCTGCTGCCCGAGACGCTGGCGCAATTCCGTGCGCAGCTCGCGCTGCCGGCCTCGCTGCTCTATCCAGCCTCGCACCTGCGCCACTAG
- a CDS encoding cyclopropane-fatty-acyl-phospholipid synthase family protein — protein MDRLLRGFLTKFIRRGTMTVTTAGGAKFTCGDGSGQHVAVRFVTAEAQRKILLNPELGLGEAYMDGEFVVEAGTIADALAILLDQPDMVPQWARPQWHLRYLTRHLKQFNLRARARTNVARHYDLDGRLYSLFLDADKQYSCAYFETPDSSLDDAQLAKKRHVAAKLFIKRGQRVLDIGSGWGGLGLYLAEIAGADVTGITLSTEQLQVANARAAERSLTRSARFLLQDYRDIDGPFDRIVSVGMFEHVGVKFYNTYFERCAELLAEDGVMLLHSIGRSQGPDSTNPWIAKYIFPGGYIPALSEVLPAIERAGLLVCDIEILRLHYAETLKAWRERFMARREEAVQLYDERFALMWEFYLAACEMTFRKQGMMNFQVQLTRRQGVVPVTRDYISREEERLRSLESGSKPRLKLAGE, from the coding sequence ATGGACCGTTTGTTGCGTGGCTTCCTGACGAAGTTCATCCGCCGCGGAACGATGACGGTGACGACCGCAGGCGGCGCAAAATTCACATGTGGCGACGGCTCCGGCCAGCACGTGGCGGTCCGCTTCGTGACCGCCGAGGCGCAGCGCAAGATCCTGCTCAATCCCGAACTCGGGCTCGGCGAGGCCTATATGGACGGTGAGTTTGTCGTCGAGGCCGGCACCATCGCTGATGCCTTGGCGATCCTGCTTGATCAACCCGACATGGTGCCGCAGTGGGCGAGGCCGCAATGGCACCTGCGCTACCTGACGCGGCATCTGAAGCAGTTCAACCTGCGTGCCCGCGCCAGGACCAATGTTGCCCGTCATTACGATCTCGACGGCCGGCTCTATTCGCTCTTCCTCGACGCCGACAAGCAATATAGCTGCGCCTATTTCGAGACGCCGGACAGCTCGCTCGACGACGCCCAGCTCGCCAAGAAGCGGCATGTCGCGGCGAAGCTCTTCATCAAGCGCGGCCAGCGCGTGCTTGATATCGGCTCCGGCTGGGGCGGGCTCGGCCTCTACCTCGCCGAGATTGCGGGCGCCGACGTCACCGGCATCACGCTCTCGACCGAGCAGTTGCAGGTTGCGAATGCTCGCGCGGCCGAGAGGAGCCTGACCCGATCGGCCCGGTTCCTGCTGCAGGACTATCGCGACATCGACGGTCCGTTCGATCGCATCGTCTCGGTCGGCATGTTCGAGCATGTCGGCGTCAAGTTCTACAACACCTATTTTGAGCGCTGCGCCGAACTCCTCGCCGAGGACGGTGTCATGCTGCTGCATTCGATCGGCCGTTCGCAGGGGCCGGACTCCACCAATCCCTGGATCGCCAAATATATCTTTCCCGGCGGCTATATCCCGGCGCTGTCCGAGGTGCTGCCCGCGATCGAGCGCGCGGGGCTGCTCGTCTGCGACATCGAGATCCTGCGCCTGCACTATGCCGAGACGCTGAAGGCCTGGCGCGAGCGCTTCATGGCGCGGCGCGAGGAAGCGGTTCAGCTCTATGACGAGCGCTTTGCGCTGATGTGGGAATTTTATCTGGCCGCCTGCGAGATGACCTTCCGCAAGCAGGGCATGATGAACTTCCAGGTCCAGCTCACCAGACGCCAAGGCGTGGTGCCGGTGACCCGCGACTATATCTCCCGAGAAGAGGAGCGGCTGCGCAGCCTGGAAAGCGGTAGCAAGCCGAGGCTGAAGCTCGCGGGCGAATGA
- the alr gene encoding alanine racemase: protein MASDPNLIPQTGLLSEEANQAAALAVYGGVLTVDLDAIVANWRKLEKTAVPAECSAVIKADAYGCGTEPVARALHKAGCKTFFVATIEEARAARAAVPTATIYVLGGYFQNTGEHYAKIDCRPVIGDLNELAEWDVFCRRTGWTGGAAIHVDTGMNRLGLTLQEAQAIIPRINAGDHGITLVMSHLVSAEQLNSPVNAKQLAAFRSIASEFAGVPAALANSSGIFLGAPFQFDLVRPGAALYGVNPTPEADNPMQPVVDLKARIVQIRTIERGETVGYGGTWSARRPTKLAIVAVGYADGYFRAASSNDGTRGAEVIVAGKRCPVAGRVSMDLIAIDITDLPPNTVRRGHMVTLLGEGITVDELAHHFGTIGYEVLTSLGHRYARVYKGGNAQAPVEQPALAQVAATSAAEPPAPPPLTEQPASPPPLPT from the coding sequence ATGGCGTCCGACCCGAATCTCATCCCGCAAACCGGCCTCCTCTCCGAGGAGGCCAACCAGGCCGCGGCGCTTGCCGTCTATGGCGGCGTGCTCACCGTCGACCTCGACGCGATCGTCGCCAACTGGCGCAAGCTCGAGAAGACCGCGGTGCCGGCCGAATGCTCGGCCGTGATCAAGGCCGACGCCTATGGCTGCGGCACGGAGCCGGTGGCGCGCGCGCTCCACAAGGCGGGTTGCAAGACCTTCTTCGTCGCGACGATCGAGGAAGCGCGTGCCGCCCGCGCGGCGGTGCCGACCGCGACGATCTATGTGCTCGGCGGCTATTTCCAGAACACCGGCGAGCATTACGCCAAGATCGATTGCCGTCCCGTGATCGGCGATCTCAACGAGCTCGCCGAATGGGACGTGTTCTGCCGCCGCACGGGCTGGACCGGGGGCGCGGCCATCCACGTCGACACCGGCATGAACCGGCTCGGGCTGACGCTCCAGGAGGCGCAGGCCATCATCCCGCGCATCAATGCCGGCGATCACGGCATCACGCTGGTGATGAGCCATCTGGTCTCCGCCGAGCAGCTCAACAGCCCGGTCAACGCCAAGCAGCTCGCGGCCTTCCGCAGCATCGCGAGCGAATTCGCGGGCGTGCCCGCGGCGCTCGCCAATTCCTCCGGCATCTTCCTGGGCGCCCCCTTCCAGTTCGACCTGGTGCGGCCGGGAGCGGCGCTCTACGGCGTCAACCCGACGCCGGAGGCCGACAATCCGATGCAGCCGGTGGTCGATCTCAAGGCCCGCATCGTGCAGATCCGCACCATCGAGCGCGGCGAGACGGTCGGCTATGGCGGCACCTGGAGCGCGCGGCGCCCCACGAAGCTCGCGATCGTCGCGGTCGGCTATGCCGACGGCTATTTCCGCGCCGCCAGCTCCAATGACGGCACGCGCGGCGCCGAGGTGATCGTCGCAGGCAAGCGCTGCCCGGTCGCGGGCCGAGTCTCCATGGATCTGATCGCGATCGACATCACCGATCTGCCGCCGAACACGGTGCGGCGCGGCCACATGGTGACGCTGCTCGGCGAAGGCATCACCGTCGACGAGCTCGCGCATCATTTCGGCACCATCGGATACGAGGTGCTGACGAGCCTCGGCCATCGTTATGCCCGGGTCTACAAGGGCGGCAATGCGCAAGCGCCGGTCGAACAGCCGGCTCTCGCGCAGGTCGCCGCGACGTCCGCCGCCGAACCGCCCGCGCCCCCACCGCTGACGGAGCAGCCGGCGAGCCCGCCGCCGCTGCCAACTTAG
- a CDS encoding IS1380 family transposase: protein MTDDTILPFSFPAVHAKKVTAAFDGGRLTSNGGVMLLAMAERRLGLADNLARVFPDRRDPTRVVHSLVDMFRARMFAICCGYEDADDLDHLRSDPAFKLACGRLPDSGRDLCSQPTLSRLENAPRLRDVIRLTYTLVDAWMDSYPREPASVTLDIDDTCDVVHGHQQLSLFNAHYDERCFLPIHVYDTEKSRPVAVVLRPGKTPGGVEVRAHLRRLIRHIRTRWHKTRITFRGDGHYARPEAMTWCENNGIDYIFGLSGTKPLARKVDEVADDVRTRRAIENLPVLRGYTETRHKAKSWDHERRTVARIEATMLGLDIRFVVTSLDVGSAEWIYDSLYCARGQAENLIKLHKTQLASDRTSCRSALANQVRLVLHTAAYWLMLTVRGAIPKVRELATAEFATLRLRLLKIAARVIETASRIRLAFAAACPEADLFRSLPGALLPLGP, encoded by the coding sequence ATGACCGATGATACGATTCTGCCCTTCTCGTTTCCAGCCGTTCACGCCAAGAAAGTCACAGCTGCCTTCGATGGTGGACGCCTAACCTCGAATGGGGGCGTGATGCTTCTGGCGATGGCCGAGCGGCGTCTCGGTTTGGCCGACAATTTGGCCCGGGTGTTCCCGGATCGGCGCGATCCGACGCGGGTCGTGCACAGCCTTGTCGATATGTTCCGCGCGCGCATGTTCGCGATCTGCTGCGGCTACGAGGACGCCGACGACCTCGATCATCTGCGGTCCGATCCCGCATTCAAGCTGGCCTGCGGACGGCTGCCGGACAGCGGTCGCGATCTGTGTTCCCAACCGACGCTGTCGCGCCTGGAGAATGCTCCGCGCCTGCGCGACGTGATCCGACTGACCTACACTTTGGTCGACGCATGGATGGATAGCTACCCGCGCGAGCCGGCATCCGTCACGCTCGACATCGATGATACCTGCGATGTCGTCCACGGCCATCAGCAGCTCTCGCTGTTCAACGCTCATTATGACGAACGCTGCTTCCTGCCGATCCACGTCTACGACACGGAGAAGAGCCGGCCCGTGGCGGTCGTGCTGCGGCCCGGCAAGACGCCGGGCGGCGTCGAGGTGCGTGCCCATCTGCGCCGCCTGATACGGCATATCCGGACGCGGTGGCACAAGACGCGAATTACGTTCCGTGGCGACGGGCACTATGCTCGGCCGGAGGCCATGACGTGGTGCGAGAACAACGGCATCGACTACATCTTCGGTCTGTCCGGTACCAAGCCTCTCGCCAGAAAAGTCGACGAGGTCGCCGACGACGTTCGCACGCGACGCGCCATCGAGAACCTGCCTGTTCTGCGCGGCTATACCGAGACGCGCCACAAGGCAAAGTCCTGGGATCACGAACGGCGCACTGTCGCCCGTATTGAGGCGACGATGCTCGGCCTCGACATCCGCTTCGTCGTCACCAGCCTCGATGTCGGCTCGGCCGAGTGGATCTACGACAGCCTGTATTGCGCGCGCGGCCAAGCCGAAAATCTGATCAAGCTGCATAAGACGCAGCTCGCCTCCGATCGCACCAGTTGCCGTTCGGCGCTCGCCAACCAGGTCCGTCTCGTTCTCCACACCGCCGCTTATTGGTTGATGCTTACCGTGCGCGGCGCCATTCCCAAAGTCCGGGAATTGGCCACTGCCGAGTTCGCGACGCTGCGTCTTCGTCTCTTGAAAATCGCAGCCCGGGTCATCGAAACCGCGAGCCGCATTCGCCTTGCGTTCGCCGCGGCATGCCCCGAAGCCGACCTCTTCCGCAGCTTGCCCGGCGCGCTGCTCCCGCTCGGTCCGTAA
- a CDS encoding DUF2232 domain-containing protein — MMALVLIALIAGAASALMFASIVSGALISLVLFYLSPLPLMVAAIGWGPLYASLGGIAAAIGLGAIFGLPYCLAFAVTVALPAWWLGHLVLLGRHTTPAVITAGAEPPAEPDIEWYPVGRILLWIAGFAALVTIAALLTLGSDAEGITTSLRRGLMRILRSADPQLSGDTDQFIDALATVAPAVATIVSMMTLTLNLWLSAKVTATSGRLRRPWPALMTAELPSMTLAVLCIAIAFCFAGGLIAIAAQIITAALMIAYALTGFAVLHTLTLALKSRAFWLGSTYAVVVVLGWPVIAMIALGLADAVFGFRERFLRNRPQPPPLPTP, encoded by the coding sequence ATGATGGCACTTGTACTCATTGCCCTGATCGCCGGCGCTGCGTCGGCCCTGATGTTCGCCTCGATCGTCTCGGGCGCGCTGATCTCGCTCGTCCTGTTCTACCTCTCGCCCCTGCCGCTGATGGTCGCCGCGATCGGCTGGGGACCGCTGTATGCGAGCCTTGGCGGCATCGCCGCCGCGATCGGCCTTGGCGCGATTTTCGGCCTGCCCTACTGCCTCGCCTTCGCCGTCACGGTCGCACTGCCGGCCTGGTGGCTCGGCCATCTCGTGCTGCTCGGCCGCCATACCACTCCTGCCGTGATCACGGCGGGCGCCGAGCCGCCGGCCGAGCCCGACATCGAATGGTATCCGGTCGGGCGGATCCTGCTCTGGATCGCCGGCTTTGCCGCGCTGGTCACGATCGCGGCGTTGCTCACGCTCGGCAGCGATGCCGAGGGCATCACGACCTCGCTGCGTCGTGGCTTGATGCGCATCCTCCGCTCGGCCGATCCGCAACTCTCCGGCGATACTGACCAGTTCATCGACGCGCTGGCGACCGTCGCACCGGCCGTTGCCACCATCGTTTCGATGATGACGCTCACCCTCAACCTCTGGCTCTCGGCCAAGGTGACGGCGACGTCGGGACGGCTGCGCCGTCCCTGGCCCGCGCTGATGACCGCCGAGCTGCCGTCGATGACGCTCGCCGTGCTGTGTATCGCCATCGCCTTCTGCTTCGCCGGCGGGCTGATCGCGATCGCCGCGCAGATCATTACGGCGGCGCTGATGATAGCCTATGCGCTGACCGGCTTCGCCGTGCTGCATACGCTGACGCTGGCGCTGAAGAGCCGCGCCTTCTGGCTCGGCTCGACTTACGCCGTCGTCGTCGTGCTCGGATGGCCCGTGATCGCGATGATCGCGCTCGGGCTTGCCGATGCCGTCTTCGGCTTCCGCGAGCGCTTCCTACGCAACCGGCCGCAACCGCCGCCACTGCCGACCCCTTAA
- the rpsR gene encoding 30S ribosomal protein S18: MAEAGARRPFFRRRKSCPFTGTNAPKIDYKDSKLLMRYVSERGKIVPSRITAVSAKKQRELARAIKRARFLGLLPYVIR, encoded by the coding sequence ATGGCTGAAGCTGGTGCACGCCGTCCGTTTTTCCGTCGCCGCAAGAGCTGCCCGTTCACGGGCACCAACGCGCCGAAGATCGACTACAAGGATTCCAAGCTGCTGATGCGTTACGTCTCCGAGCGCGGCAAGATCGTGCCGAGCCGCATCACGGCCGTGTCCGCCAAGAAGCAGCGTGAGCTCGCCCGCGCCATCAAGCGCGCGCGATTCCTCGGCCTCTTGCCCTACGTGATCCGCTAA
- the rplI gene encoding 50S ribosomal protein L9: MEVILLERVAKLGQMGEVVKVRDGYARNFLLKRGKALRATADNRAKYDGMKADLEARNLQAKGEASKVAEKIAGRNIIVIRQASEAGQLFGSVTVRDVVVAFEADGVALARPQVQLDAPIKTIGKHTITVAVHPEVEIEVTVTVARSQEEAERINRGEDISTRNEDRDAAAEAIAAAGEFFDPEAQHDEAAPAPAAEETEQ, encoded by the coding sequence ATGGAAGTCATTTTGCTGGAACGCGTGGCCAAGCTCGGCCAGATGGGCGAAGTCGTGAAGGTTCGCGACGGCTATGCCCGCAATTTCCTCCTCAAGCGTGGCAAGGCGTTGCGCGCCACCGCCGACAACCGCGCCAAGTATGACGGCATGAAGGCCGACCTCGAGGCGCGCAACCTCCAGGCCAAGGGCGAGGCGTCCAAGGTCGCCGAGAAGATCGCGGGCCGGAACATCATCGTGATCCGACAGGCGTCCGAAGCCGGCCAGCTGTTCGGCTCGGTCACCGTGCGCGACGTCGTGGTGGCGTTCGAAGCGGACGGCGTTGCGCTCGCTCGCCCGCAGGTGCAGCTCGACGCGCCGATCAAGACCATCGGCAAGCACACCATCACGGTCGCCGTCCACCCGGAGGTCGAGATCGAGGTCACCGTGACGGTTGCGCGCAGCCAGGAAGAAGCCGAGCGCATCAACCGCGGCGAGGACATCTCGACCCGCAACGAGGACCGGGATGCTGCCGCCGAGGCGATCGCCGCCGCCGGCGAGTTCTTCGATCCGGAAGCCCAGCACGACGAGGCCGCGCCGGCTCCGGCTGCGGAAGAGACCGAGCAGTAA